The Gossypium arboreum isolate Shixiya-1 unplaced genomic scaffold, ASM2569848v2 Contig00467, whole genome shotgun sequence genome window below encodes:
- the LOC128289118 gene encoding protein ABA AND ROS SENSITIVE 1-like, with translation MEEEEIDAAEMIEEAESLEQKVYKQKVETLWKRKLELETSRSNKRQRGKETDRQESNSEESTSDSESDSDENFAVDWRAQHL, from the exons ATGGAAGAAGAGGAG ATTGATGCAGCTGAAATGATTGAAGAGGCTGAATCTTTGGAGCAAAA GGTTTACAAGCAGAAAGTGGAAACATTGTGGAAGAGGAAACTGGAATTGGAGACCTCTAGATCAAATAAGCGTCAGAGGGGGAAGGAAACTGATAGACAGGAATCTAACAGTGAAGAGTCAACTAGTGACAGTGAGAGTGACAGTGATGAGAACTTTGCAGTTGATTGGAGAGCTCAACACCTATGA